In the genome of Xanthocytophaga agilis, the window ACAGTCAATGCCTCATCCCAGAATTTACGATAAATAGCTATATCCAGGTCCTGAAAGTAAAAAAGCAAAGCTTTTGTGTAGTTACCCTCCATTTTATAGCTATTCCCTATACCTCTGGCAGCAATTCCTATCCAGACGGTATCCTTATAGGTTCTGGCTGCCTGCATTGACTTTTCAAAGAACTGAATAGCCTTAGCATAGTTCCTCATATCACTATAAGCCAGTCCTATAGTGTTAAATGTAGATATATACCCACGTTTATTCAATGAATCAGGCGAAGATCTGACTATCTCCTGTAAATTAGCAATACAATTCGTATAATCTTTGACCTTGTAATAGAGATCCCCAACAAGGTAACGTATACGCAAGATAAAGGCGTTTTTATGTAATTTTTCAAAATACTGGAGAGCCTGCTGATAGAATTTCAGTGCCTGTGAAGACTTATGTACACTTTGATTGAGATTTCCCAGCTTAATACAGATAAGACCGGCTTCAGGATATAACTGTTCTTCAAGAGCCTGTTTTAACGTAGCCTCATATATACTATCTGACTTATTAAAGGACCTCTCACCATAATACATTGCACCTGCCAACATATAAAAATAGATCTGTACTTTGGGATCTGCTGCTTTCTCAGCCAGAGTGATCACTTTCTGCAATTCATACGCACGCCGGTTATCAGATAAATGTTCAAAATCGGAAGTATATTTTTCGATTAGCGCTTCATAGGTCTCCACAGAGGTCTCAGGCATTTGCGTCACAATCTGATTAAGATTGGTAACCTGAGTAAAAGCAACTGTAAAGAGAAAGAAGAGTGATAGACTTAAAAATATATTTCGTATAAAAAGCATACGTATATTCTGGCGGTTCCGTGCGTCTTATTAAGTAAAGTCTTTTTTTAATTAAATCCAATTGTTAAACCATCTTGTTCAAAATTATGACAATAGAAATATCTTAAAGATGTATTTACCTTAAAAAAATACCATTGACAGATAAGTAAGAAATAAACAAAAGTCAGGCATTCAATACCTGACTTTTGTTGTAGCTTGGCTCTGTACCAGACTTATTTTTTCTCCACAAAGATCACTTAATCTATTTTCCAGATACTTTTTGTAAATATTCCTGACGAAGTTTGCTATTCTTCTTCCCATATACAAAATATACAACCAAACCAATCGCCAACCATAGAATCAATCGAATCCAGGTATCAGCTGGTAAATAAACCATCATAATAATACATGTGATAATTCCCAGAATAGGCACAACGGGAACTAAAGGGGTTTTAAAAGCGCGAGGGGTATCAGGGTTTGTTTTTCGCAGAACCATTACTCCAATGCATACCATCACAAATGCCAGCAGTGTTCCAATACTTGTCATTTCTCCAACTACACTGATAGGAACCAAGCCTGCAAACAAACTAATAAATGCACACAATAAAATATTGGACTTGTAAGGTGTACGAAACTTTGGGTGTAATTCCGAAAAAACAGCCGGAAGTAATCCATCTTTGCTCATAGAATAAAAAACTCTTGACTGTCCCAGTAAATCAACCAGAATAACGGATGTATATCCAACCAAAATTGCCAGAATGATCACGGGGCTCAACCATGCATAAGGCGTTTTTTGAATAGCAATAGCTACCGGAGCAGCACTATTTTTAAATTCGGTATAATTTGCCAGTCCGGTCATGACATGACTAAACGCAACAAACAAAAAGGTACAAATAGCCAGAGAGCCAATAATCCCGATTGGCATATTTCGCTGAGGATTCTTCGACTCCTGTGCCATAGTGGCTACAATATCAAAACCGATAAACACAAAAAATACAACTCCAGCTCCTCTTAGGATGCCACTCCATCCATACTCCCCAAAAGTACCTGTATTCGCAGGGATATAAGGCTGATAGTTAGCTGGATTGATATACTTCCATCCCAGAGCAATAAAAACAATGACAACGCCTACCTTCAAAGCTACTACCAAGGCATTATACAGAGCTGAACCTTTTGTACCTCGAATGATAATGCCTGTAATCAGCACAATGATTAGCACAGCAGGCAAGTTTATAATTCCGTGCACTTCTGTACCATCAGCCAGTTTCATACTCTCGAAAGGAGACTGTATAAACTGAGGAGGAAGATAGATACCGTAACCTGATAAAAATTTTACCAGATACTGAGACCAGCTAATACCAATAGTAGCCGCTCCGACAGAATACTCCAGTACCAAATCCCAGCCAATAATCCAGGCAAACAACTCACCTACCGTAGCATACGAATACGTATAGGCACTTCCGGCCACAGGCACCATAGATGAAAACTCAGCGTAACATAGAGCACTGAATGCACACCCTACAGCTGCCACTATAAAAGATATGGTCACAGCCGGCCCTGCATTATTTGCAGCGGCCAGTCCCGTCAGCGAAAACAAGCCGGCTCCGATAATAACCCCAATGCCAATAGCAATCAGATTCACTGCACCCAAACTTCGCTTCAATGTATTTCCCTGAGTTTGTGCAGCTTCCTGTTGCAGGCTTTCCAATGATTTTTTAAACATGTTAATGAAGAACATCAGAGAAGGTATCTCTCTGAATAAGAAAACGTGTTGGTAAGATAATTAAACATGACAATCCTTTTTTTAACAGTATCCTGCGCTACAGATCTGTGCAGATAAAAAAGTACATTGTCCATTGAAAACGAACAATGTAAAAACAAAAGCAGCTGCAAACTTAGGAAATCGTTTTCAGATTCATTTCAATACAGAGGATAATCTTTTCGTTTTCTGTATTTTTCCTGCTTTAAAACACTAAGCTTTCCAACTATCAGACTGGAAAAATACATATTATGACAATTCGGAAACAGGAGCAGATACACAAAAACAGTGCATTCCATAAGAATAGGTGTATTGAAGTTGTAACTGGTAGTTTTCGCAGATCTGTTTTACAATAGCAAGCCCTAAGCCTAATGACTCTGAACCATCGCTGTCTTTCTTGAACCGATCAAAAAGTTTCTCCGGATCATTTTTCAGTGGCTCACCACTATTGTATATACATAATTGCCTGGCGTGCGTAAAGATGCGTAGTATACCTTCAGGCTTACTATATTTGATGGCATTGCTCAACAGGTTATTTACTAAGCTGTCTGCAAGTGCAGGAGAAATATTTACCAGAAACGGTTCTTTCAGATCAACATCTACGGTTAGCTGACGCATAACCAGAAACTCTTCAAAGTCAAGAACTTTATTTCTTGCCAGGTCTGTCAGATTTACCTCTTCAGCATCCCGAAACTGATGATTTTCAATCTTGGTAAGCAACAGCAATCCTTGATGCAATCGTGACATACGTCTGGATGCCTGATAAATTTCATCAATCCAGTAGGTCTGTTGCTGAGAAAGTGAAGAGGATTGCAGCAGTTGTTCCACCCGTACATTAATCAGAGCCAGTGGTGTCTGAATTTCATGGGATGCATTCTCGGTAAATTCTTTCAGACTCCGGTAATCGTGCTGCATTTTTTCAGCCATACGTTTCAATACCTGATTCAGTTCATCAAATTCGTCTACTTCCTCTTTCTTCAAATCTATGGGCGTCACACTGGTCAGGTCAAATTGCTTGATTTTGGATAAAGTGTTATAAAATGGTTTCCACAGGTTTCCAGACAGTCGTCGCTGAAACCAGTACATTAAAATCAGCAGCAAGCTCAAAAATGTCACCATCACAAAGGTGATAACTTCAATGAGCTTATAAGTCTGAATCAGTGATTTACGAATAGAAACTTTGTAGTCGGCATTCCCAATTTTCGTATAGAAGGTTATCTGCCGGAAAGGGTCGTCCTGGTCTTCGTACCGATTGTAGATCAGTGTGTCTTTATACATCTCTGTTATCGGCTCTTTGAAAGTGACAGGTATTACTTCGATCTTGTTTTCAACAAAGTAACAACTGCTGGACCATGCTTGATGAAGTTGTATATACGCTTCAAAATCACGTTTTTCTACCTGCAATCGACTCTCAACTTCATCATAGATGACTACACGTGTGATCCAATAAAAAGCCAGAGCTGTAATCAGGTACAGGCTTAACAGAAACAGAAGATAAATGCCACTGGCTTTGGTAAGTAGTTTCACGGAGTACCAAATTTATACCCAATGCCGTAGATAGACTGTATGTAATCTGTACTTCCTTTTTCAAGAAGTTTACGGCGCAGGTTTTTAATGTGAGAATAAACAATATCAAGAGAATCAACGGTGTCAATATTATCACCCCATAGATGTTCGGCAATAGAGGATTTCGTCAGGGCTACATCCACGTTTGAGAGGAAGTATAGCAACAAGTCATATTCTTTTCGGGACAAAGGTGTTTCCTCTTCCTTCACAAATACCTTCCGGGATTGCGTCTGCACCCGAATCTCGTGGTAAGTAATTTCTGTATTTCCTCCAAAATGGCGTCTGCGTATCAGGGACTTAATGCGTGCGTTCAATTCGGATAGATGAAAGGGTTTTGTCAGGTAGTCATCTGATCCTAACTCCAGACCTTTGATCTTATCTTCCAGTGCATTACGGGCTGAAATAATAATAATACCTGTCGTGACTGCTATTTTCTTGAGCATACCCACAATATCATATCCATCCCCCCCTGGCAGCATCAGATCTACTACCACACACTCATAGTAATACAGATTGACCTTTTCTTCCGCCTCCCAGTAATTACTGGCTACCTCACATACGAAGCCTTCTTTGGTTAAATAATCTGAAATACTTTCGGACAACCCTTTTTCATCTTCTATGATCAGAATCTTCATACAATGCTGGATATAGAAACGTATAACTGGTAAAATAAAAACGAAAATATAGCCCAATTCTGGAAAAATACTGGAAGAAAGGTTTTAAAATACTCGTATAGAGGGATTTCATTTCCCAAATATTTCCAGAATTGGCTCCTAGTTTTGGTATCGAATCTTAGTTGGAATCCTAAAACCTTATTCTTTTGATACCAATGAATCATCCAACATCAATTCTTTTAGAGATACAAAACACCTTTCATCCGTCGGTTCAGTCACAGGAGAAAGAGTCATCTCAGCCATCCAAAACACGATATTTTACAAGGCTTACTTTATTGACTCTATTATTGGTAGGTGCAACAATATCCGGCCAGGGGCAACAGGTAAACTTGCAGCAGGTTTTGAATGAAAGCAAACAAAACTATCCTTTACTAAAAGCCAAACAAGCAGAAGTGACTAGTGCACAACGAAGAGTAAAGTCTGCCAACACAGAGTATCTGCCTAATGTAATCATACAGGATCAGTATACATACGCTACCAATAATAGTGTTACGGGGTCCTACTATCCTAATGAAGGAACTGCCATATCACCTTCGGGCGGTATTCGTCCTGACAATATTTATCAGGGTGTCTTTGGCAGCTTTACAACGGCTTTGCTGGAATGGAAAATCATCAACTTTGGTAAAGTAGCCGCCAATGTACAGGCAGCACGCAATGAGATGGCTCGCAGCCAGCTGGAATATGAAAACGAGTTGTTCCAGCAACAAATCCGGGTGATTGATTCCTATCTGTTGCTCTTGATCAGTCAGAAACTGGTAATGGTACAACGGAGCAATCTGGAAAGAGCCCGTATTTTCAGAGAAGTTGTAGCATCAGGCGTTTCTTCCGGAATGCGTCCTGGTGTAGATAGTTCGCTTGCCAATGCAGAATATACCAAAGCTCAACTTCTACTGCTGGAAAGCCAACGCAATGAAAAAGCGCAACGTCTGCGTCTTTCAGAGTTAACAGGAAATCTTCAGGATAGCCTAGCTGTAGATAGCATGAGCTTTTACACAAAGCTTCCGATTATACCTACAGGAGCTTCTTCTATTCAGAACAATCCGCTGTTACGTCTGTACCAAGCTCAGACTTCAGTTGCAGAAGCCAGAAGTATCGCTGTTCGCAGGTCATTTCGCCCTTCTATTTCCTTTCTGGCTGCAGGCTGGGCCAGAGGATCAGGTGTCTCCAATAAGGACGACTCATACCGGACTGACTTTGCGAGTGGGGTTAACTATCAGGTATATAACTACATGATTGGTATCTCAACCCGCTGGAACCTGACCAGCATTTTCAAGGTCCACAACGATTACCAAAGCGAAAAAGCCCAGTTGCAACGGTATCAGGAGCTATACAATGATCAGTCACTAAAACTCAATCGGCAATTTCGTGAATCAGAAATGCAGTTTGCCCTTACATTGGATCAGGCCAGACTGGCACCTGTTCAGTTAAATGCTGCCCGCCGGGCAATGAATCAGGCACGTGCACGCTACGAAAGCGGTCTGACAGATCTCCCTACTGTCATGCAAAGTCTGCTTACACTCAACCGGGCAGAAGTAGACCAGTACGTAGCTATCAGCAATGCCTGGCGATCGCTGTTACTTCAGGCAGCGGCTACTGGTGATCTGTCGCTGTTTCTGAACCAGCTTAACTAATCTTTTGTCATTAAACACTGTTTAGATATGTATCAATTAATTCGAAATGCCTTGCGAAAGCCGATTGCGGTCATTGTGGCCGTCATGGGAATTCTCTTTTTCTCTGTGCTTTCGTTGTCAAGTATTCCGGTAGATATTTTCCCCAATCTGGATCTGCCGACTATCTATGTCGTACAACCGTATGGTGGTATGGCCCCTGATCAGATGGATGGCTTTATCGCCACCCGTTATCAA includes:
- a CDS encoding HAMP domain-containing sensor histidine kinase → MKLLTKASGIYLLFLLSLYLITALAFYWITRVVIYDEVESRLQVEKRDFEAYIQLHQAWSSSCYFVENKIEVIPVTFKEPITEMYKDTLIYNRYEDQDDPFRQITFYTKIGNADYKVSIRKSLIQTYKLIEVITFVMVTFLSLLLILMYWFQRRLSGNLWKPFYNTLSKIKQFDLTSVTPIDLKKEEVDEFDELNQVLKRMAEKMQHDYRSLKEFTENASHEIQTPLALINVRVEQLLQSSSLSQQQTYWIDEIYQASRRMSRLHQGLLLLTKIENHQFRDAEEVNLTDLARNKVLDFEEFLVMRQLTVDVDLKEPFLVNISPALADSLVNNLLSNAIKYSKPEGILRIFTHARQLCIYNSGEPLKNDPEKLFDRFKKDSDGSESLGLGLAIVKQICENYQLQLQYTYSYGMHCFCVSAPVSELS
- a CDS encoding response regulator transcription factor, whose translation is MKILIIEDEKGLSESISDYLTKEGFVCEVASNYWEAEEKVNLYYYECVVVDLMLPGGDGYDIVGMLKKIAVTTGIIIISARNALEDKIKGLELGSDDYLTKPFHLSELNARIKSLIRRRHFGGNTEITYHEIRVQTQSRKVFVKEEETPLSRKEYDLLLYFLSNVDVALTKSSIAEHLWGDNIDTVDSLDIVYSHIKNLRRKLLEKGSTDYIQSIYGIGYKFGTP
- a CDS encoding TolC family protein, coding for MNHPTSILLEIQNTFHPSVQSQEKESSQPSKTRYFTRLTLLTLLLVGATISGQGQQVNLQQVLNESKQNYPLLKAKQAEVTSAQRRVKSANTEYLPNVIIQDQYTYATNNSVTGSYYPNEGTAISPSGGIRPDNIYQGVFGSFTTALLEWKIINFGKVAANVQAARNEMARSQLEYENELFQQQIRVIDSYLLLLISQKLVMVQRSNLERARIFREVVASGVSSGMRPGVDSSLANAEYTKAQLLLLESQRNEKAQRLRLSELTGNLQDSLAVDSMSFYTKLPIIPTGASSIQNNPLLRLYQAQTSVAEARSIAVRRSFRPSISFLAAGWARGSGVSNKDDSYRTDFASGVNYQVYNYMIGISTRWNLTSIFKVHNDYQSEKAQLQRYQELYNDQSLKLNRQFRESEMQFALTLDQARLAPVQLNAARRAMNQARARYESGLTDLPTVMQSLLTLNRAEVDQYVAISNAWRSLLLQAAATGDLSLFLNQLN
- a CDS encoding amino acid permease, whose amino-acid sequence is MFKKSLESLQQEAAQTQGNTLKRSLGAVNLIAIGIGVIIGAGLFSLTGLAAANNAGPAVTISFIVAAVGCAFSALCYAEFSSMVPVAGSAYTYSYATVGELFAWIIGWDLVLEYSVGAATIGISWSQYLVKFLSGYGIYLPPQFIQSPFESMKLADGTEVHGIINLPAVLIIVLITGIIIRGTKGSALYNALVVALKVGVVIVFIALGWKYINPANYQPYIPANTGTFGEYGWSGILRGAGVVFFVFIGFDIVATMAQESKNPQRNMPIGIIGSLAICTFLFVAFSHVMTGLANYTEFKNSAAPVAIAIQKTPYAWLSPVIILAILVGYTSVILVDLLGQSRVFYSMSKDGLLPAVFSELHPKFRTPYKSNILLCAFISLFAGLVPISVVGEMTSIGTLLAFVMVCIGVMVLRKTNPDTPRAFKTPLVPVVPILGIITCIIMMVYLPADTWIRLILWLAIGLVVYFVYGKKNSKLRQEYLQKVSGK